Proteins from a single region of Sinorhizobium alkalisoli:
- a CDS encoding aldo/keto reductase, which translates to MEMRRLGRTGLSIAPLVFGGNVFGWTADEKTSFALLDAFFDAGFNAIDTADAYSAWVPGNRGGESETIIGKWLKQSGRARDSAIIITKVGSELGPDRKGLSRRWIMQAVEDSLTRLRTDYIDLYLSHWPDPDTPYEETLAAYDRLLSQGKIRAVGASNLDAAQLREALDVSAANDLPRYAVLQPEYNLYDRASFEGPLRNLCIAEDIGVITYFGLARGFLSGKYRSHKDLEGSARGNGVEKYLDGRGMRILGVLDKIAEESGAKQAEIALAWIMTREGVTAPIASATSVEQLASLIRAAELELSDEAIRRLNDVSE; encoded by the coding sequence ATGGAAATGCGCAGACTCGGCCGGACCGGCCTCTCGATCGCCCCGCTCGTCTTCGGCGGCAATGTCTTCGGCTGGACGGCAGATGAGAAGACGTCATTCGCGCTGCTCGATGCCTTTTTCGACGCGGGCTTCAACGCGATCGATACGGCCGACGCCTATTCCGCCTGGGTGCCCGGCAACAGGGGCGGCGAGTCCGAGACGATCATCGGCAAATGGCTGAAGCAATCCGGACGAGCCCGTGACAGCGCGATCATCATCACAAAGGTCGGCTCCGAACTCGGGCCGGACCGCAAGGGTCTTTCGCGGCGGTGGATCATGCAGGCGGTCGAGGATTCGCTCACCCGCCTCCGGACCGACTACATCGATCTCTATCTGTCGCATTGGCCGGATCCCGATACGCCTTACGAGGAAACGCTCGCCGCCTATGACAGGCTCCTCTCGCAAGGCAAGATCCGTGCGGTGGGTGCCTCAAACCTCGACGCCGCACAGTTGCGAGAGGCGCTTGACGTTTCCGCTGCGAATGACCTGCCGCGCTATGCGGTGCTTCAGCCCGAATATAATCTCTACGACCGGGCGTCCTTCGAGGGCCCTTTGCGCAATCTCTGCATCGCCGAAGATATCGGCGTCATCACCTATTTCGGTCTCGCCCGAGGTTTTCTGTCCGGCAAGTACCGCTCGCACAAGGACCTCGAAGGGTCTGCGCGCGGCAACGGCGTGGAAAAATATCTCGACGGGCGGGGCATGCGCATTCTCGGCGTTCTCGACAAGATTGCGGAGGAAAGCGGCGCCAAACAAGCCGAAATCGCGCTTGCCTGGATCATGACTCGAGAGGGCGTGACAGCGCCGATCGCCAGCGCCACCAGCGTCGAGCAGCTGGCAAGCCTGATCAGGGCGGCAGAACTCGAGCTTTCGGACGAGGCGATCCGCCGGTTGAACGACGTCAGCGAATAG